One Paraburkholderia agricolaris DNA segment encodes these proteins:
- a CDS encoding ABC transporter ATP-binding protein: MPLCDEGVVPALECRELGKTYGAGRIVLAHLDFKLAPGEFVAIMGDSGVGKSTLLNLIAGLDSADSGDVIIDGSTVSQLDDNAATRLRRQKLGFVFQAFHVLPHLTLAQNVALPLLLNDLPTAGALDMLAAVGLGGRGDDFPRQLSGGELQRVAIARALVHHPKLILADEPTGNLDPDTAHDVLGLFRAQSKATGAATIMVTHSEAAAAVADRILILSDGGLHASPGRNTVSGSPPATRSTARSADDAR, translated from the coding sequence ATGCCGCTTTGTGATGAAGGTGTCGTTCCCGCGCTCGAATGCCGCGAACTTGGCAAGACCTACGGCGCCGGCCGCATTGTGCTGGCGCACCTCGATTTCAAGCTCGCACCGGGTGAATTCGTCGCGATCATGGGAGACTCAGGCGTCGGCAAATCGACGCTGCTCAATCTGATTGCGGGCTTGGACAGCGCGGATAGCGGCGACGTGATCATCGACGGCAGCACGGTCTCGCAACTGGATGACAACGCGGCAACGCGTCTGCGCCGGCAAAAGCTGGGCTTCGTGTTCCAGGCGTTTCATGTTCTGCCCCATCTGACGCTGGCGCAGAACGTCGCGCTGCCGTTGCTGCTAAACGACCTGCCCACGGCCGGCGCGCTCGATATGCTCGCGGCCGTCGGCCTGGGTGGCCGTGGCGATGATTTTCCACGGCAGCTGTCGGGCGGCGAGTTGCAGCGCGTCGCCATTGCGCGGGCGCTCGTGCATCATCCGAAACTGATTCTCGCCGACGAACCCACCGGCAACCTCGATCCCGATACCGCCCACGACGTGCTCGGCCTGTTCCGCGCGCAAAGCAAAGCTACGGGTGCGGCCACTATCATGGTCACGCACTCGGAAGCAGCCGCGGCCGTCGCAGACCGCATCCTGATTCTGAGCGACGGCGGTTTGCACGCGTCACCGGGACGCAACACCGTTTCCGGCTCGCCACCCGCTACTCGATCCACCGCGCGTTCAGCCGACGATGCACGCTGA
- the cyoA gene encoding ubiquinol oxidase subunit II encodes MKGKTLRGSTSFLSTGLMLLLSGCSNLDILNPKGSVGLAERELIATSTWAMLIVVVPVIALTLLFAWRYRASNKNAEYRPGWVHSTGIEIAIWTIPTLIILFLAVLTWKSTHELDPYKPLESQVKPINVEVVALDWKWLFIYPDLGIASVNQLAFPVGTPVNFVITSDTVMNSFFIPQLGGQIYAMAGMQTRLHLIADEAGNYAGTAANFSGRGFSDMKFRALATSPEEFNAWVAKVRASSDRLDMDRYHAVSAPTEKEPVRYFSSVDPKLFHNIVARYNNGNVLDNMKDANCAPKGKG; translated from the coding sequence ATGAAAGGAAAGACTCTGCGAGGGTCGACAAGTTTCCTTTCCACCGGCCTCATGTTGTTGCTCTCGGGTTGCAGCAACCTCGATATTTTGAATCCGAAGGGGAGTGTGGGGCTGGCCGAACGTGAGCTGATCGCCACGTCGACCTGGGCCATGCTGATTGTGGTGGTTCCGGTTATCGCGCTTACGCTGCTGTTCGCATGGCGCTACCGCGCTTCGAACAAAAATGCTGAATACCGTCCGGGCTGGGTGCATTCAACCGGTATCGAAATCGCCATCTGGACGATCCCGACGCTGATCATTCTGTTTCTCGCCGTGCTGACGTGGAAGAGCACGCATGAGCTCGACCCGTACAAGCCGCTCGAGTCGCAGGTGAAGCCGATCAACGTCGAAGTCGTCGCGCTCGACTGGAAGTGGCTCTTCATCTATCCCGACCTCGGCATTGCCTCGGTGAACCAGCTGGCGTTCCCGGTCGGCACGCCGGTCAACTTTGTCATCACGTCCGATACGGTGATGAACTCCTTCTTCATTCCGCAACTCGGCGGCCAGATCTACGCGATGGCGGGTATGCAAACGCGTCTGCATCTGATCGCCGACGAAGCCGGCAATTACGCGGGCACTGCGGCGAACTTCAGCGGCCGGGGATTTTCGGACATGAAGTTCCGCGCGCTCGCCACCTCGCCTGAAGAGTTCAATGCGTGGGTCGCCAAGGTACGCGCCTCGTCCGACCGTCTCGACATGGACCGCTATCACGCGGTATCGGCGCCTACCGAGAAGGAGCCGGTGCGGTACTTCTCGTCGGTCGATCCGAAGCTCTTTCACAACATCGTTGCCCGATACAACAACGGTAACGTCCTCGACAACATGAAAGACGCTAACTGTGCGCCAAAGGGTAAGGGGTAA
- a CDS encoding NADH-quinone oxidoreductase subunit M has translation MPLPPLLSLLIWIPIVAGLVVLRAGSDAARSRTRWLALIGAVAGFLPVIPLVSNFRNDVTSMQFVENVRWSPTFDIAWHVGVDGISLWLVALTALTTIIIVVASWESITERTAQYFGSFLMLSGFMQGVFTSMDGMLFFISFEATLIPLYLLIGTWGNSNRSYAAVKFFFVSFLGSLMMLMSMLYLYSQTHSFDLALWRETHLGTWAQVLVFLGFLAAFGVKVPMWPLHTWLPDVHLDGPTGAAVMIGMLKLGGYGLLRFALPIAPQASHFFAPMMITLSLVAVIYSSLLALVQTDMRRLLAYSTIAHMGLVTLGLFVFNRIGQAGAIVQMLSYGVVSGAMLLCTGMLYDRTKTASIAEYGGVANTMPRFAAFVMLFSMANIGLPGTSGFVGEFMVLMGAIRFNFWIGAIAATTLVLSAAYTLWMYKRVIFGAIANARVAKLQDLGKREFVLLGAMALLVLAIGINPKPFTDAIDPSVGTLLAQSERSAHPSDSVPVDGGEHLQAAAPATVAARTPG, from the coding sequence ATGCCATTGCCTCCGCTTCTTAGCCTACTCATCTGGATCCCTATTGTCGCCGGCCTGGTGGTTTTGCGTGCCGGATCTGACGCGGCACGTAGTCGCACGCGATGGCTCGCGCTGATCGGCGCGGTGGCAGGCTTCCTGCCGGTGATCCCGCTCGTGTCGAACTTCCGCAATGACGTGACGTCGATGCAGTTCGTCGAGAATGTCCGCTGGTCGCCTACGTTCGATATCGCATGGCATGTGGGCGTGGACGGGATTTCGCTGTGGCTCGTCGCGCTGACCGCGCTGACCACGATCATAATCGTGGTCGCTTCATGGGAGTCGATCACCGAGCGTACCGCGCAGTATTTCGGCTCCTTCCTGATGCTGTCGGGTTTCATGCAGGGCGTATTCACGTCGATGGACGGCATGCTGTTCTTCATCTCGTTCGAAGCGACGCTGATTCCGCTGTACCTGCTGATCGGAACGTGGGGCAATTCGAACCGCTCGTATGCCGCGGTGAAGTTCTTCTTTGTCTCGTTCCTCGGCTCGCTGATGATGCTGATGTCGATGCTGTACCTGTACAGCCAGACGCATAGCTTCGATCTCGCGCTGTGGCGCGAAACGCATCTGGGCACCTGGGCGCAGGTGCTGGTGTTCCTCGGTTTCCTGGCCGCGTTTGGCGTCAAGGTGCCGATGTGGCCGCTGCATACGTGGCTGCCGGACGTCCACCTCGACGGCCCGACCGGCGCCGCCGTGATGATCGGCATGCTCAAGCTGGGCGGTTACGGTCTGTTGCGTTTCGCGTTGCCGATCGCCCCGCAGGCCAGCCATTTCTTCGCGCCGATGATGATCACGCTCTCGCTGGTGGCGGTGATCTATTCGAGCCTGCTGGCGCTCGTGCAGACCGACATGCGCCGCCTGCTCGCGTATTCGACGATCGCCCACATGGGGCTCGTGACGCTCGGCCTGTTCGTCTTCAACCGCATCGGCCAGGCGGGTGCAATTGTGCAGATGCTGTCGTACGGCGTGGTTTCCGGCGCGATGCTGCTGTGCACGGGTATGCTCTACGACCGCACCAAGACCGCTTCGATTGCGGAATACGGCGGCGTCGCCAATACCATGCCGCGCTTCGCCGCCTTCGTGATGCTGTTCTCGATGGCCAATATCGGCCTGCCGGGCACCTCGGGTTTTGTCGGCGAATTCATGGTGTTGATGGGGGCGATCCGTTTCAATTTCTGGATCGGCGCAATCGCGGCCACGACGCTGGTGCTGAGCGCGGCCTACACGCTGTGGATGTACAAACGCGTGATTTTCGGCGCGATTGCCAACGCACGTGTCGCGAAGCTGCAGGACCTCGGCAAGCGCGAGTTCGTGCTGCTCGGCGCGATGGCTTTGCTGGTGCTGGCCATCGGTATCAATCCGAAGCCGTTCACCGATGCGATCGATCCGTCGGTCGGTACGCTGCTGGCTCAATCGGAACGGAGCGCACATCCTTCGGATTCCGTACCGGTTGACGGTGGCGAACACCTGCAGGCGGCGGCGCCCGCAACCGTGGCGGCACGCACGCCAGGCTGA